A genomic window from Caldicellulosiruptor kronotskyensis 2002 includes:
- the prfB gene encoding peptide chain release factor 2 (programmed frameshift), producing the protein MLMLEEILQRLEKAEEDLKEMGFLFDIDGLESELKSLENETSKPEFWQDIENSQKVLQKIKRIKDKIERFQKLYSQWEDLKVLTELSIEEGNHEMSEELEKELISLERKIDEFKIEILLNGPYDKNNAILSIHAGAGGTEAQDWAEMLLRMYTRWAAKKGYKVETLDILPGEEAGIKNVTIRIVGENAYGYLKAEKGVHRLVRISPFDAAGRRHTSFAAVEVLPEVEDDTDIEIKEEDLEIDTYRSSGAGGQHVNKTESAVRIKHIPTGIVVTCQNERSQHKNREIALKILKAKLLELKEKERREKIQKLKGEQTEIGWGNQIRSYVFCPYTLVKDHRTEAEVGNVEAVMDGEIDVFINAYLKKFRNEEDVA; encoded by the exons ATGCTAATGCTTGAAGAAATTTTGCAAAGACTTGAAAAGGCAGAAGAAGATTTAAAAGAAATG GGGTTTCTCTTTGACATTGATGGGCTGGAAAGTGAACTGAAATCCTTAGAGAATGAGACATCAAAACCTGAGTTCTGGCAAGACATAGAAAATTCCCAAAAAGTTTTGCAGAAGATAAAGAGAATAAAAGATAAAATAGAAAGATTCCAAAAGTTATACTCTCAATGGGAGGATTTAAAAGTCTTGACAGAGCTCAGTATAGAAGAAGGCAACCACGAGATGTCAGAAGAACTTGAAAAAGAGCTCATTAGCCTCGAAAGAAAAATAGATGAATTTAAGATAGAAATTCTTTTAAACGGTCCATATGACAAAAATAATGCAATATTATCAATCCATGCTGGTGCAGGTGGCACAGAAGCTCAGGACTGGGCAGAGATGTTACTTAGGATGTACACGCGCTGGGCTGCAAAAAAAGGTTACAAGGTTGAAACTTTAGACATTCTGCCCGGTGAAGAGGCAGGTATTAAAAATGTCACCATTCGAATAGTTGGTGAAAATGCTTATGGGTATTTAAAAGCTGAGAAAGGAGTTCACAGGCTTGTGAGGATATCACCTTTTGATGCGGCTGGAAGAAGACATACCTCCTTTGCAGCGGTTGAGGTCCTGCCCGAGGTTGAAGATGATACAGACATTGAGATAAAGGAAGAGGACCTTGAGATAGACACATACAGATCATCTGGTGCAGGTGGTCAGCATGTTAACAAAACAGAGTCAGCTGTCAGAATAAAGCATATTCCAACAGGTATTGTAGTTACATGCCAGAATGAGAGATCTCAACATAAAAATAGAGAGATTGCTCTTAAAATCTTAAAAGCAAAACTTTTAGAACTCAAAGAAAAGGAAAGAAGAGAGAAGATCCAAAAACTTAAAGGTGAACAAACAGAGATTGGCTGGGGCAACCAAATTAGGTCATATGTATTTTGTCCGTACACTTTGGTAAAAGACCACAGGACAGAAGCAGAAGTAGGGAATGTTGAGGCAGTAATGGACGGTGAGATAGATGTCTTCATAAATGCGTACCTCAAGAAATTTAGAAACGAGGAGGATGTTGCGTGA
- a CDS encoding chemotaxis protein CheW, giving the protein MKQYVIFNVGDYSFGVDILEIVEIIKPNKIVKVPSMPQYVEGIIDVRGTSVPVYNLAKRLEIESKAETQKIIIVELSKFQLGFLVDDVSEILKIEDDKIEKANESIRGIKRKFIDSIARVGDDMIIILDLKNVLTIEEEEQISDMLTDKNQ; this is encoded by the coding sequence GTGAAACAGTATGTAATTTTCAATGTAGGTGATTACAGCTTTGGGGTTGACATACTTGAGATTGTTGAGATTATAAAGCCAAACAAGATTGTAAAGGTACCAAGTATGCCCCAGTATGTTGAAGGGATTATTGATGTAAGAGGCACATCTGTTCCGGTTTACAACCTTGCAAAGCGTCTGGAGATTGAGTCGAAAGCAGAGACGCAAAAAATTATTATTGTTGAGCTTTCCAAGTTCCAGCTTGGATTTTTGGTTGATGATGTCTCTGAGATACTCAAAATCGAAGATGACAAAATTGAAAAGGCAAATGAGAGCATCAGGGGAATCAAGCGAAAATTCATTGACTCAATTGCGCGTGTGGGAGATGACATGATTATCATTCTTGACCTTAAAAATGTGCTTACAATTGAAGAGGAAGAACAAATATCTGATATGCTGACAGATAAAAATCAATAA
- the leuC gene encoding 3-isopropylmalate dehydratase large subunit, translated as MTKPMTMSQKILAYHAGKEYVEPGDLIFANVDLVLGNDVTTPVAIKEFEKIGIDRVFDKDKIAIVPDHFTPNKDIKSAQQCKMVREFAKKYEITNYFEVGEMGIEHALLPEKGLVVPGDLVIGADSHTCTYGALGAFSTGIGSTDMACAMATGKCWFKVPEAIKFILYGKKTGWTSGKDIILHIIGMIGVDGALYKSMEYTGEGLKSLSMDDRFTIANMAIEAGAKNGIFEVDEKTIEYVKQHSTKPYKIFKADEDAEYSQVFEIDISKIRPTVAFPHLPENTKTIDEITEKIYIDQVVIGSCTNGRIEDLRIAAKILKGRKVKKGLRCIIFPTTQNIYKQALKEGLIEIFIDAGCVVSTPTCGPCLGGHMGILADGEKALATTNRNFVGRMGHPNSEVYLSSPAIAAASAVLGYIGSPEELGMKGDDE; from the coding sequence ATGACAAAACCGATGACAATGTCACAAAAGATTTTGGCATACCACGCAGGAAAAGAATATGTTGAACCAGGAGACTTGATTTTTGCAAATGTTGACCTTGTTTTGGGGAATGACGTTACAACACCTGTTGCTATAAAGGAGTTTGAAAAGATAGGGATTGACAGGGTTTTTGACAAAGATAAAATTGCAATAGTTCCAGACCATTTTACTCCAAACAAAGACATAAAGTCTGCTCAGCAGTGCAAGATGGTTCGCGAGTTTGCTAAAAAGTATGAGATTACAAATTATTTTGAAGTTGGCGAGATGGGCATTGAACATGCACTCTTGCCAGAAAAAGGACTTGTTGTGCCGGGTGATTTGGTAATTGGTGCAGATTCGCATACTTGCACATATGGTGCACTTGGTGCTTTTTCAACAGGAATTGGTTCTACTGACATGGCATGTGCAATGGCAACAGGAAAGTGTTGGTTCAAAGTTCCAGAGGCCATTAAATTTATTCTCTACGGCAAAAAAACTGGCTGGACATCGGGAAAAGATATCATCCTTCACATTATTGGTATGATAGGTGTTGATGGTGCACTTTACAAGTCAATGGAATACACGGGAGAAGGTTTAAAATCACTTTCAATGGATGACAGGTTCACCATTGCTAACATGGCAATTGAAGCAGGTGCGAAAAATGGCATATTTGAGGTTGATGAAAAGACAATAGAGTATGTAAAACAGCACTCTACAAAGCCTTATAAGATATTCAAGGCAGACGAGGATGCAGAGTATTCACAGGTCTTTGAGATTGATATTTCAAAAATTAGACCCACAGTTGCCTTTCCACATCTTCCAGAGAATACAAAGACGATTGATGAGATAACAGAAAAGATTTATATTGACCAGGTTGTGATTGGTTCTTGCACAAATGGCAGAATTGAAGACTTGAGGATTGCAGCAAAGATCTTAAAAGGAAGAAAAGTTAAAAAAGGTCTCAGATGTATTATATTCCCTACAACACAGAATATATACAAGCAGGCATTAAAAGAGGGACTCATTGAGATATTCATTGACGCTGGATGTGTTGTTTCAACACCAACTTGTGGTCCATGTCTTGGTGGACACATGGGAATTTTGGCAGATGGTGAGAAAGCTTTGGCAACAACAAATAGGAACTTTGTTGGCAGAATGGGTCATCCAAACAGTGAAGTGTATCTTTCATCGCCTGCAATTGCAGCTGCATCAGCAGTTTTGGGTTATATTGGTTCACCTGAAGAGCTTGGAATGAAAGGGGATGATGAATAG
- the leuD gene encoding 3-isopropylmalate dehydratase small subunit — MIFKGKAHKYYDNIDTDVIIPARYLNTSDPNELAKHCLEDLDKEFVNKVQKGDILVAGKNFGCGSSREHAPIAIKACGVSCVVAKSFARIFYRNAINIGLPIVECEEAVDGIEAGDEVEVDLVNGIIKNLTKGKEFKAKPFPEFMQNIMKAGGLIEFVKGELKKDA, encoded by the coding sequence ATGATTTTTAAAGGAAAAGCTCATAAATATTATGATAATATTGATACAGACGTAATTATTCCTGCAAGGTATCTTAACACATCTGACCCAAATGAGCTTGCAAAGCATTGTTTAGAGGATTTGGATAAAGAGTTTGTGAACAAGGTTCAAAAAGGTGACATTTTAGTTGCTGGGAAAAACTTTGGATGTGGATCTTCAAGGGAACATGCACCAATTGCAATAAAGGCATGTGGAGTTTCTTGTGTCGTTGCAAAGTCATTTGCAAGAATTTTCTATCGAAATGCAATAAATATTGGTCTTCCAATTGTTGAGTGTGAAGAGGCAGTAGATGGTATAGAAGCTGGAGATGAGGTTGAGGTTGACCTTGTAAATGGAATAATTAAAAATCTAACAAAAGGTAAAGAGTTTAAAGCAAAACCCTTTCCAGAGTTTATGCAAAATATAATGAAAGCAGGCGGACTTATAGAGTTTGTAAAAGGAGAGTTGAAAAAAGATGCATAG
- the leuB gene encoding 3-isopropylmalate dehydrogenase, which translates to MHRIAVIPGDGIGPEVIEQALIVLDKVSSKFSMKFEYIFIDAGGCAIDKYGVPIREEDLELVKKCEATLLGAVGGPKWDGLPGNLRPEQALLKLRGGLKVYANLRPAVLYDELKDSSPLKKEIVDKGIDILVVRELIGGMYFGPKGREEKDGDEVAYDTEVYSKSEVRRIAKVAFEAARKRKKKVTSVDKANILESSRLWRETVEEVAKDYPDVELNHMYVDNASMQLVKDPSQFDVILTSNMFGDILSDEASMIVGSIGMLASASLGDNKVGLYEPIHGTAPDIAGQDLANPIATILSAAMMLRYSFDMEDAAKAVENAVKIALKEGYRTRDIYTENCKLVGTKQMGKIICENI; encoded by the coding sequence ATGCATAGGATAGCTGTAATTCCTGGAGATGGAATAGGTCCTGAAGTAATTGAACAAGCACTAATTGTTCTTGATAAAGTATCTTCAAAGTTTAGTATGAAGTTTGAATATATATTCATTGATGCTGGCGGATGTGCAATTGACAAGTATGGTGTGCCAATTAGAGAGGAAGATTTAGAACTTGTTAAAAAATGTGAGGCAACATTATTGGGTGCTGTTGGTGGACCAAAATGGGATGGACTTCCCGGAAATTTGAGACCTGAACAGGCGCTTTTGAAGCTCAGAGGAGGACTAAAAGTTTATGCAAACCTGAGGCCTGCTGTGCTGTATGATGAGCTAAAGGATTCATCCCCGCTCAAAAAGGAGATTGTAGACAAGGGCATTGATATCCTGGTTGTAAGAGAGCTAATTGGTGGTATGTACTTTGGTCCAAAGGGAAGAGAAGAAAAAGATGGCGATGAAGTGGCTTATGACACAGAGGTGTATTCAAAAAGTGAAGTTAGAAGAATTGCAAAGGTTGCGTTTGAAGCTGCCAGAAAGAGAAAGAAAAAAGTAACCTCTGTTGACAAGGCAAACATATTAGAATCATCAAGGCTCTGGAGAGAAACTGTTGAAGAGGTTGCAAAAGATTATCCGGATGTGGAGCTAAATCACATGTATGTTGACAATGCGTCAATGCAGCTTGTAAAAGACCCATCACAGTTTGATGTTATACTTACCTCTAATATGTTTGGGGATATTTTGTCAGATGAAGCATCAATGATTGTAGGGTCAATTGGGATGCTTGCTTCTGCATCGCTTGGTGATAATAAGGTTGGTCTTTATGAACCAATTCACGGAACTGCTCCGGATATTGCAGGGCAAGATTTGGCAAACCCGATTGCAACAATTTTGTCTGCTGCGATGATGCTGCGCTACAGCTTTGACATGGAAGATGCTGCAAAGGCTGTAGAAAATGCAGTAAAGATTGCTCTAAAAGAAGGATACAGAACAAGAGATATCTACACAGAAAATTGTAAGCTTGTTGGAACAAAGCAGATGGGAAAAATCATTTGTGAAAATATCTAA
- a CDS encoding aldo/keto reductase, with the protein MKYRPFGKTDFMVSALGFGAMRLPILDGDYSKIDEEKAIEMLHFAIDNGINYIDTAYVYHGGNSEVLVGKALKGGYREKVKIATKLPVWQVNNFDDADRILDEQLKRLDTSYIDFYLLHALNKDHWKKLKEMNIFKWIEKVLLEGKIKYIGFSFHDDVATFKDIVDSYNWTFCQIQYNILNRNYQAGEEGLKYAAAKGMAVVIMEPLLGGRLAKEPPQEIKQLWEKAPIKRTPVEWALSWLWNQKEVSVVLSGMSTLDQVKENIEYASKYEVGSLTDEELELVEKVAQKYNELRKVNCTECKYCMPCPQGIDIPWNFSIYNQASMYNMFEEMKNDYLKKEKERAENCIECGVCETKCPQNLPIRDLLKEVAAYFSK; encoded by the coding sequence ATGAAGTACAGACCCTTTGGGAAAACAGACTTTATGGTGTCTGCTCTTGGATTTGGTGCAATGAGGTTACCAATCTTAGATGGTGACTATTCGAAGATTGACGAAGAAAAAGCAATTGAAATGCTGCATTTTGCAATCGACAATGGAATCAATTACATTGACACAGCGTATGTATATCATGGTGGTAACAGTGAAGTTTTGGTCGGTAAAGCTTTGAAAGGAGGATATAGAGAAAAGGTTAAGATTGCAACAAAACTTCCTGTCTGGCAGGTAAATAATTTTGATGATGCTGATAGGATTTTGGATGAGCAGCTAAAAAGACTTGATACAAGCTACATTGACTTTTATCTTTTGCATGCTCTTAACAAAGACCACTGGAAGAAGTTAAAAGAGATGAATATCTTCAAGTGGATTGAAAAAGTGCTTCTTGAGGGTAAAATAAAATATATTGGGTTTTCGTTCCATGACGATGTAGCTACATTCAAAGATATTGTTGATAGCTACAACTGGACCTTCTGCCAAATACAGTACAATATCCTCAACCGAAACTATCAGGCAGGGGAAGAGGGGCTCAAATACGCAGCTGCAAAAGGAATGGCAGTTGTTATCATGGAACCGCTTTTGGGTGGGAGACTTGCAAAAGAGCCGCCTCAAGAGATAAAACAGCTTTGGGAAAAAGCACCTATCAAAAGAACACCTGTTGAGTGGGCACTTTCATGGCTCTGGAACCAAAAAGAGGTGTCAGTTGTGCTAAGCGGTATGAGTACGCTCGATCAGGTAAAAGAAAATATTGAATATGCAAGTAAATATGAAGTGGGAAGTTTAACTGACGAGGAACTTGAGCTTGTTGAAAAGGTTGCGCAAAAGTATAATGAGCTGAGAAAAGTCAACTGTACAGAGTGCAAATACTGTATGCCATGCCCACAGGGAATTGATATTCCTTGGAATTTTAGCATTTACAATCAGGCAAGCATGTATAACATGTTTGAAGAAATGAAGAATGACTATTTAAAAAAGGAAAAAGAGAGAGCTGAAAACTGTATAGAATGTGGCGTATGTGAAACAAAATGTCCACAAAATCTCCCAATTAGAGATCTTTTAAAAGAGGTTGCAGCTTATTTTTCGAAATAA
- the rpsF gene encoding 30S ribosomal protein S6: MVERKYETVFIISPTLDDEARNSLIEKFKNLISSNGQLLNVEEWGKRRLAYKIDKHAEGYYVLMQFISKPEFPRELERVYRITDGVIRFLIVKLEK, from the coding sequence GTGGTTGAGAGAAAGTATGAAACAGTATTTATAATAAGCCCCACACTGGACGATGAGGCAAGAAATAGCCTTATCGAAAAGTTCAAAAACCTTATCTCAAGCAATGGACAGCTTTTAAATGTTGAAGAGTGGGGAAAAAGAAGGCTTGCTTACAAGATTGACAAGCACGCAGAAGGGTATTATGTGCTGATGCAATTTATAAGCAAGCCTGAGTTCCCACGCGAGCTTGAGAGGGTTTACAGAATTACAGATGGGGTTATCAGGTTCTTGATTGTAAAGCTTGAAAAATAA
- a CDS encoding single-stranded DNA-binding protein — MNKVILMGRLTRDPEFRLTANNTPVANFTLAVNRRFKRENDQDADFIPIVAWSRLAEFSKNYLKKGRQVVVIGRLQLRTWDDEANRRHYITEVVAEEIYFAEPKPKDVPVDSEAEVKEDIILPDLDEEAIESELENFFEEDVKIPSKNNNDVDDGIEDDLPF, encoded by the coding sequence TTGAATAAGGTTATTTTGATGGGTCGCTTAACTCGCGACCCTGAGTTTAGGCTTACTGCCAACAATACCCCCGTTGCAAACTTCACGCTTGCTGTCAACAGACGTTTTAAACGCGAAAATGACCAGGATGCAGATTTTATTCCTATTGTTGCATGGAGCAGGCTTGCCGAGTTTTCAAAAAACTATCTCAAAAAAGGAAGGCAAGTTGTGGTAATAGGAAGACTTCAGCTTCGCACGTGGGATGATGAGGCAAATAGACGTCACTATATCACTGAGGTTGTGGCGGAAGAGATTTATTTTGCAGAACCAAAACCTAAGGATGTACCTGTTGACAGCGAAGCAGAGGTAAAAGAAGACATTATTTTGCCTGACTTAGATGAAGAGGCAATTGAAAGCGAACTTGAAAACTTTTTTGAAGAGGATGTAAAGATTCCATCAAAAAACAACAATGACGTTGATGATGGTATTGAAGACGACCTGCCATTTTAG
- the rpsR gene encoding 30S ribosomal protein S18, producing MERVSSRQKKKKRVCSFCVERIYEIDYKDVNRLKKFLTERGKIMPRRTTGNCARHQRQLTRAIKRARILALLPFIVE from the coding sequence ATGGAAAGAGTTAGCTCAAGACAGAAAAAGAAAAAGAGAGTATGTTCATTCTGTGTTGAGAGAATATATGAGATAGATTACAAAGATGTAAACAGGCTCAAGAAATTCCTTACAGAAAGAGGCAAAATAATGCCAAGAAGAACAACTGGCAACTGTGCAAGACATCAAAGACAGCTAACACGAGCTATCAAGCGCGCAAGAATCTTAGCACTTTTGCCGTTTATAGTTGAATAA